Below is a genomic region from Mangifera indica cultivar Alphonso unplaced genomic scaffold, CATAS_Mindica_2.1 Un_0004, whole genome shotgun sequence.
TTCATACTAGAATTTTCTCAATCCAATCAATAGCATATTTGTGAATTTAGGCTTTCAAGTAACAAACTAAAACGTGTTAAAAACTTTATACTATTCATAATTGTTTGCACTGAATTTCATCTATTCAATTTACTTCTCATTGCTCTAGTTTTGAAGTGTTTAAATAATCTGACCACTTCAAAATGCAATTGAATCAGTCAAATCTCATTGGGTTGTAGTTTAATTGTTGATTCACTTTGGGTCTAATGGACGTGTGGTCAATTCAATCCattgaagttttaaaatatttaagttgttggATCACTTCAAATGATGGTTGAATCGATGCAATTCAACCGCCGATTTAATCTAGGTCCAATGCACAATTGCAAGGCAAGAAGAACACCAtgttattctaatttttatttaatctattttaagatgaaaatatgaaaattttcaatagaCTATTGCAAGGCAGAGAATACACCACACTTGGTTAcacagttttaatttttatttaatccaTTTTGCGattaggaaaatgaaaaattttgtaattattggAACCGACAATTGGGAGTTAATCACCATATCATCAAGTcacaaatctaattttatatatatatatatatatatatatatatatatatatatatatatatatatatatatatataaaacaatgttGATGTCTCAATTTGACACGtcaaataggaaaaaaatccaATTCGGACCATTCAACGGGTTGGTCAGAGTATGAAAATATTGCTTCATATTACAAAATTTACTAGCTAAAATGAAactataacatatttttatatacttttgataataataaaaaaataaaataaaaagttagtataattataaaagtaatattatatatataaacaaaatttactaatctatttatacaaactgacttagcaatatataattaaacttgattttaaaaaaagagaaaaaataaatcatcacaCATCACTTAATTAGAtactatattaatatattagtatgatttatttttatatatagttttattcttattataatagaggccaaataactatttctcatCTAAGTGTTGGtcaaatctcaaaaatatactCACGATAGtgaaaaaacctaaacacccgcTTATGGATtaactactattaaaattttcagttaaatataaaagtaaaatcgttattttatcttttgtactaaaaatatataattttatttcattttttctgctCAGGtattgaaaagtaacatttcaccctatctcaactttgaaaaagtaatatttcacCCCCAGAAACCTTTAGGGTTTTTTGCTCTCTGGTGACAGCGACGGCAACGACAACGACAATGGCGACTATGACGGTGACGACCACCATTATCCTTCCTGCTTTCTACCACCACCAACGATGTCCCATGACAAAAAAAGAAGCTCTAGCAACATGAATCGAAGAGGGTTGTTGTGTTTTCCTCTAGCATCGGCTTTGATTTTTGTCGAATCAACTCCATAAGAAGCTTTCACATGCAAATCAATGGAAAACGAAGTCAGTACTAGAGGAAATAACGATGACCCTCTTCGATTCGAACTATCGACGCTTCTTCCTCTTTAGTTCGTCACACCaacactttttaaatttttaaaggaattttagaaaagtttagagttttgtttgaaaattttaaattttaatatgcccctcaaaagtttcaaaaatcacaattaaaccccaaaaaataaatagaatgtaacaaattaaaggcataaatgttatattaaaattattatgagtataaacatattttttaaaatataagataaatatgaTGACTTCCAAAATAAGATAGAGGAAATATATTCAAATGACGTGTATTAGTTTTGAATACCcaattaagtattcaaataatatgtcattatataattagatgattttgaattaaaaataaaataataaccaattacatgatgatatatcatttaggTACCTAATTAAGTACTCAAAATTTAGTatcataatatttctcttttttaaatcaTCTTTTTGGTGTTGAAAGTGTTAAAAAACATTAGATGGATGTGGAAAAAACTATATGTGGTTTGAATGAGTTAGGCAAAgtggttgaccgaatttcttTTATAGAAGATGGTACcccaaaaagaagaagaagaagaagatgctcAGGCTTGTAGCATAGTAAGACTCATTCCAAATgaatatcaaatcaaatcaagcaaatttaaactaaattgatcttgaataagtGTCACTTCAAATTTGACCCAAACTGATTGAATAACTAGTTTAACATCGAACTTAACTATTAAACAATATCGTCatagaagaataagaaaaatcattaataaagcaagttttgataaaataacatcaatgaATGGTTGATCTTGAGTTAAATACCAATCCAAGCTCGATTTAACTCATATCATATCCACTCCTAATATCAAATAGTAAATTCATTATGGGAACAAACTAAAAggtttaaaatgaataatatctaCTTTTGTCATATCGTGAATATTGCATTTTTGTCATATCGCAAGTATTGCAATTCTTCTTGcttttccttttcatatttctcaattctctttaaatctataattctatttcaattaattaattatatttgtattttaaatatatatgtttttcattCACAtgatataatttctcaatattccaatgaaatgaattatatttcattttaacaaaatataaaaaatagactTTGTATTTGCAACCAAACTATGTACACTTAAAATGATAACTAAATTGAGTGTCAAAAATGATGAATCACTACGTGCTAcggtaatttttaattaagtataaaatattgtataatcaAATGATAGCATATCATTATTAGTATTCAAATTGGTTCAAgctttttacattttttaaaacccaaatcAAGTTTTAATCTAGTCAAGGGTTCCATGTTTCTCAATTCAAGTGGTTAGACTGGTGGtctaaataaactttaaaataatattcaaaaaaaattttgctatttaatcattaaatataaattttgaattaaaatcaatcaaaattaattttagtctAAGACAACTTTCATTTGTAAGTTCAAATCTCAACAATTCCAAAATTTTGTTAGataaaaacaatgttttaaaacctAGATCAGGATTTGACTCAATCAATGACCCAATCGATTAATtgtctaaataaattttaaaataatattcaaaacaaatttattatttgataattatgtCAGTTTCCCTTCATTTTGATAACTACCcttattatcatttttgtaaCTGCTTAAAGTAGTTAATTGTTGAGTGGTGCGTAACTCCTTTCTTTTCATATTCTTTAGTTTACATCCTTTCTTTATGATATGATGTATATTAAATCATCTTCAAGATCCCTaggtgaatgattttaaaaaaaatatacatacatcatattctataaaattagataatctAAAAGACACAACATGCAAGCACGTTCCAGTGATATATTCTACAACAAATCATCTAACAATGACAGAAAGTTAGTATTTATATTCcgcaattataaatattttggtttttgttttgtatatttgtGACTGTacatagataaaaatatttatttatatccaacaaattaaatataatatctatactaagattaatcaaaattaaattttgtctaGTTCAACCTTCATTTTCAAGGTGATGGTtcaaatatcaacaattaacaattacatgttttttttcaaataaccaattCAATTTGGGTTTCATTTCCATAGCtaaaaacaatgttttaaaacctaaaCCGGGTTTTGACCCAGTCAAAAACCAATTGATGTATTGTTAAAtgaaacttttaaataatatttataacagtttttgtctattttatattataattaatcataatttaatttaatttaatggttACACATCTTAACATTAGTATATTAAAACCTGAAACAGGTTTTTACCTAATCAAGACCTAGTCTGAGTCTTTTTCGGCCCGAAGTCGGATCAATGATTGTCTCCACGTTCAGCTCAGACCAGACTGTCCACGGTTCGGATGGACCGGTTCAATCGGTCAATCAAGTCCGGGTTTCACAACATAGGCCCAAAACTCCCTAACTCTTttcaaacaaagaaacaaatagCCCGATGCCTCTGATTAggtaaaaaacaaattaactgGGCTTTTAGGCCATTTCAATAACACTGCCCGATTGGGCTGTTAGGCCATCAAAATTTGTATCTTAGCCCAACCCATAAATTGTGTCATTTTTGATATAACCCCCAAATGTTTCTTAAACGCCTTTGGGCCCTTCCAGGTTCTTCATGCCTTGTGTCACCACACTTTGCCTCGACGATATAAACCCAAATATCTCACACTCATCTTTTTCATCGCCAAATGAAAATCTCCTCCCGTACCGACCAAGAAACGCTCCGTTTTGCAGATCTATTCTAGGTTTCCTCCATGGCTCTCGAATGGGTTGTGCTCGGGTACACCGCGGCCGCAGAAGCGATCATGGTGCTTCTTCTCACCATCCCCGGCCTCGACGGCCTACGCAGAGGACTTCTCGCGGTGACGCGTAATCTCCTGAAGCCGTTCCTTTCGGTGGTCCCGTTTTGTCTCTTTCTGCTTATGGATATCTACTGGAAGTATGAGACGCGCCCGACGTGCGAGGAGGAATCATGTAGTCCGTCGGAACACTTGCGCCACCAGAAGTCCATCATGAAGAGTCAGCGCAACGCGCTCTTGATCGCGTCGGCTTTGCTGTTCTATTGGCTGCTGTATTCCGTCACGCATCTTGTGGAAAGGATCCAGCTGTTGAATCAGAGGATCGAGAGGCTCAAGAACAAGGATTGAGTGATTAATTGAGGTTGTTTTCCTTTGTCTTTGCTTAAAAGTTACATTGAGGCTTTCAGATAAGCTCAGCGAATTCACTTTTATTTACTGAATGGTGTTTCATTTCTAGACGTTCTGTGTGATAACTTTGTTTCAGTGCTCGCTTGTTTCAGGGCAATCTTCAGTCTTCGGATTGTTTGTTATGTATTATTCAATGGgagtttagaattttaaaaaatgcacTGCAATAGATTTTTGATAGTGGGCATTATTGACTGTATGTTGCAAAGTTAAGTTGCTACAGTCTAGTGTTTTATGTATTGATTTGATAAGGCTAAGTGTTTAGTTTAATGTTTATGATTGGGAGTTGATTGATAGTGAGAAGTTTGTTCATAATCTCTGCTTAGTATAGAGAGCTGTTGTTGTTAGGAAACAAatcaagcaaaaaaaaaaaaaaaaaattggaaatcaaaataatgCACACAGAAAATGACTGATTTATGTGGTTCAATAAACAATGCATATGTTCACACCGATATAGGTTTCTTAGTAATTTTTATGGTTATAAGAT
It encodes:
- the LOC123205395 gene encoding uncharacterized protein LOC123205395 produces the protein MALEWVVLGYTAAAEAIMVLLLTIPGLDGLRRGLLAVTRNLLKPFLSVVPFCLFLLMDIYWKYETRPTCEEESCSPSEHLRHQKSIMKSQRNALLIASALLFYWLLYSVTHLVERIQLLNQRIERLKNKD